A DNA window from Zingiber officinale cultivar Zhangliang chromosome 3A, Zo_v1.1, whole genome shotgun sequence contains the following coding sequences:
- the LOC122052149 gene encoding importin subunit alpha-1b-like, producing MTLRPGNQATARRKSYKAGVDVVVGWRRRERNLVEIRKVKREDILVKKRRPERVQASHHASNESPALASAWVDTKSENLQRITQEVWSENPTAQLEATSEFRMMLSLEHSPPVKEVIEAGVVPRFVEFLSRYDNPPLQLEAAWVLTNIASGTSEHTQVVIENGAIPMLIQLLNSPIEDLREQAVWALANIAGDSTSARDLILTHGGLLSLVTLFNEHSKMSLLRIATWTLSNLCCGIPPAALEHTKPAIQVLQHLMFSSDESIIVSACRTLGSIADGTSEKIQAVIEADVCPRLVDLLSHPSCQVVDFALRAIGNIIIGDDLQTQVVIDRGALPFLFQLLSENNRKNIKWEICWVISNITAGNQAQIQAVIDANIIGPLVHLLRHAEFDIKKEAAWALSNATNRGSNLQIQYLVSQGCIEVLCNLLVCPDPQIVMVCLQGLDNILKAGAMEKGLDKCGLNRYAQFIDECEGLEKIEDLQQHENSQIYAKAVRMLEKYWVEEEEEEEEDEAQDAQGAIECAEPSSEFQDEQSSLTSTERL from the exons ATGACGCTACGGCCCGGGAATCAGGCCACGGCGCGGAGGAAGTCGTACAAGGCCGGAGTGGACGTCGTCGTGGGGTGGCGGCGGCGGGAGCGGAACCTGGTGGAGATCAGGAAGGTCAAGCGAGAGGACATCCTCGTCAAGAAGAGGAGGCCGGAGCGCGTACAGGCCTCTCATCACGCGTCGAACGAGTCTCCCGCGCTCGCTTCGGCGTGGGTCGACACTAAG TCGGAAAACCTGCAAAGAATAACTCAGGAAGTGTGGTCTGAAAATCCCACCGCGCAATTAGAAGCAACTAGTGAATTCAGGATGATGCTATCATTGG AACACAGCCCTCCAGTTAAAGAAGTCATTGAGGCTGGTGTTGTTCCACGTTTTGTGGAATTTCTTTCACGATATGATAATCCACCATTGCAG CTTGAGGCTGCTTGGGTACTAACCAATATAGCTTCTGGAACCTCCGAGCATACACAAGTCGTCATCGAAAATGGTGCAATTCCAATGTTAATACAGCTTCTCAATTCTCCAATAGAGGATCTTAGAGAGCAG GCGGTGTGGGCACTTGCTAACATAGCTGGTGATTCAACAAGTGCTAGGGATCTTATTCTTACTCATGGAGGGCTCCTATCTTTAGTGACCCTATTCAACGAACATTCTAAAATGTCGTTGCTAAGAATTGCCACATGGACATTATCCAATTTATGCTGTGGGATTCCACCTGCAGCACTGGAACAT ACAAAACCAGCTATTCAGGTACTTCAGCACCTTATGTTTTCATCGGATGAAAGTATTATAGTATCTGCCTGTCGAACCTTGGGTAGCATTGCTGATGGGACAAGTGAAAAAATTCAAGCTGTCATAGAGGCAGATGTTTGTCCTCGACTAGTGGATCTTTTGTC GCATCCATCATGTCAAGTTGTTGACTTTGCACTTAGGGCAATCGGCAATATCATTATAGGAGATGATCTGCAAACTCAG GTTGTTATAGATAGGGGCGCTCTTCCTTTCTTGTTCCAACTTCTTTCAGAAAATAACAGAAAGAACATTAAATGGGAAATTTGCTGGGTCATTTCCAACATCACAGCAGGGAATCAAGCTCAAATTCAG GCCGTTATCGATGCAAATATTATCGGTCCTCTAGTTCATCTATTGCGACATGCGGAATTTGACATCAAGAAAGAGGCTGCATGGGCTTTATCAAATGCGACTAATAGGGGTTCTAATCTTCAAATTCA GTATTTGGTGAGTCAGGGGTGCATCGAGGTTTTATGTAATCTTCTTGTCTGTCCAGACCCCCAAATTGTGATGGTATGCCTTCAAGGACTCGATAATATACTCAAGGCTGGAGCGATGGAGAAGGGGCTCGATAAATGTGGACTAAATCGGTATGCTCAGTTCATTGATGAATGCGAGGGATTAGAAAAGATTGAGGATCTGCAGCAGCATGAAAACAGTCAGATATATGCGAAGGCTGTTAGGATGCTCGAGAAGTATTgggttgaagaagaagaagaagaagaagaagatgaagcacaGGATGCACAAGGCGCCATCGAATGTGCTGAACCTTCATCCGAGTTCCAAGACGAACAATCTAGTCTCACTTCGACCGAGCGCTTATAA
- the LOC122052150 gene encoding bZIP transcription factor 53-like: MPCSPVHQDLSSGDSSVQLVIDERKRKRMLSNRESARRSRMKKQQKLEDLVKEVAAIKSQNSKAEVQINVVTQHFEKVDAENATLRAQISELTERLRSTNSLLRIFQEVCGVSMDIPEMPETLTKPWQLPCSVSTAADTFRD; the protein is encoded by the coding sequence ATGCCTTGCTCGCCGGTCCATCAAGATTTGAGCTCTGGAGATTCCTCTGTACAGCTTGTCATCgatgagaggaagagaaagaggatGCTCTCGAACAGGGAGTCTGCAAGGCGATCTCGGATGAAGAAGCAGCAGAAATTGGAAGATCTGGTGAAGGAAGTGGCCGCTATCAAAAGCCAAAACAGCAAGGCTGAGGTGCAGATCAATGTAGTGACCCAACATTTTGAGAAGGTGGATGCAGAGAACGCCACCCTCAGGGCTCAAATAAGCGAGCTAACAGAGAGGCTACGGTCGACGAACTCATTGCTTCGGATCTTTCAGGAAGTCTGCGGGGTTTCCATGGACATTCCTGAGATGCCCGAAACATTGACTAAGCCTTGGCAGTTGCCTTGCTCGGTCTCTACTGCAGCCGACACATTTCGAGACTGA
- the LOC122052151 gene encoding DNA-directed RNA polymerases II, IV and V subunit 9A-like has product MSAMKFCRECNNILYPREDREQKILLFACRNCDHQEVADNNCVYRNVIAHEVGEQTQILQDVAADPTLPRTKAVKCAVCGHPEAVFFQATSRGEEGMTLFFVCCNPSCGYRWRD; this is encoded by the exons ATGAGTGCCATGAAGTTCTGCCGCGAATG CAACAACATTCTGTATCCGAGGGAAGACAGAGAGCAAAAGATTCTTCTCTTTGCCTGTCGCAACTGCGATCACCAG GAGGTTGCCGATAACAACTGCGTATATCGGAATGTGATAGCTCACGAGGTAGGCGAACAAACGCAGATTTTGCAGGATGTGGCCGCTGACCCTACTCTTCCGCGTACCAAGGCCGTCAAGTGTGCCGTATGTGGTCATCCAGAGGCTGTTTTCTTCCAG GCTACGAGTAGGGGAGAGGAAGGGATGACCCTCTTCTTCGTCTGTTGCAATCCGAGTTGTGGCTATCGATGGAGAGACTGA